A part of Silurus meridionalis isolate SWU-2019-XX chromosome 18, ASM1480568v1, whole genome shotgun sequence genomic DNA contains:
- the ube2j1 gene encoding ubiquitin-conjugating enzyme E2 J1: MEGKYNLKSPAVKRLMKEAAELRDPTEHYHAQPLEDNLFEWHFSVRGPPDSDFDGGIYHGRIVLPPEYPMKPPSIILLTPNGRFEVGKKICLSISGHHPETWQPSWSIRTALIAIIGFMPTKGEGAIGSLDYTPEERKALAKKSQDFCCEMCGCSMRTALLALTPESERQPVDPQAQQLAQQISFKAETSTSSTASESKEPASASQQDPGAASEVQDSDATAQAEQAEPASESVSAPAPTAPSSRPLSPRQRRTQNRNQNQPQRRPAFPTFPAAAQQDASHTGSAVLIVLLTLALAALVFRRIYLAQDYKFDFEL; this comes from the exons CGGTGAAGAGACTGATGAAGGAAGCAGCCGAACTGCGAGATCCCACAGAGCACTACCATGCCCAGCCTCTAGAG gatAATCTGTTCGAGTGGCATTTCTCAGTGCGCGGGCCTCCAGACTCTGACTTCGATGGAGGGATATACCACGGCCGCATCGTTCTTCCTCCCGAGTACCCAATGAAGCCCCCGAGcatcatcctcctcact CCTAACGGGAGGTTTGAAGTCGGGAAGAAGATCTGCCTGAGCATATCTGGCCACCATCCTGAGACCTGGCAACCTTCCTGGAGCA tccGGACAGCTTTAATAGCGATTATTGGGTTCATGCCGACTAAAGGAGAGGGGGCCATAGGATCACTGGATTACACTCCAGAAGAAAGGAAAGCCCTGGCCAAAAA GTCTCAGGACTTCTGCTGCGAGATGTGTGGTTGCTCCATGCGTACAGCTCTGCTGGCGCTGACTCCAGAGAGCGAACGCCAACCCGTGGACCCTCAGGCTCAGCAACTAGCACAGCAGATCAGCTTTAAG gCCGAGACTAGTACGTCGTCAACTGCCAGCGAGAGTAAAGAGCCGGCGAGCGCTAGCCAGCAGGACCCGGGTGCCGCGTCAGAGGTCCAGGACAGCGATGCTACGGCTCAGGCTGAACAG gCCGAGCCGGCGTCCGAATCCGTCTCCGCTCCCGCTCCCACTGCGCCCAGCTCCCGGCCCCTCAGCCCTCGACAGCGGCGCACTCAGAACCGGAACCAAAACCAGCCCCAGCGTCGGCCCGCGTTTCCAACATTCCCCGCAGCAGCCCAACAAGACGCCAGCCACACAGGCTCGGCCGTCCTCATCGTCCTGCTCACGCTGGCTCTCGCAGCACTCGTCTTCCGCAGGATCTACCTGGCCCAGGACTACAAGTTCGACTTCGAGCTCTGA